A genomic stretch from Gorilla gorilla gorilla isolate KB3781 chromosome 20, NHGRI_mGorGor1-v2.1_pri, whole genome shotgun sequence includes:
- the LOC101123861 gene encoding complement C3-like isoform X1 — protein MAKDGFFFSSFHLPELVSLGTWTIEASYQSTPKQKFKAAFDVKEYVLPSFEVQLVPNKTFFYLRDEALGIDIQARYIFNKPVDGHALVIFGVKLDSRRIPIQSSLQRVEISEGLGHVSLQKDTLMATFQGPEEDFIGGSIFVNVTVFSSGGEMVQAQTSGVKIVQSPYNIKFTRTPQYFKPGMPFYFRVFVSNPDGSPASRVFVHSQDQKVYTSAEGLATLTINTDANLDKLPIEVKTEESLQPEEQASAKMTAWPYLTQDGSGNFLHIDVKTLGTEVGSSIQLSLNTRHQDPKTKDKITHFAILVLSKGQIVSAKHQPKSQGSVYTSAIIDVTSAMLPSFRILAFYLLPRGASQDPELVADSIWIDVNDRCIGTLKVGLKSDRFFQSLEPNSQVELKVTGDAEATVGLVAVDKAVYVLNSKHKLTQKKVWNVVEEHDIGCTGGSGKDRLAVFKDAGLDLKISTGMDSLASSDWPCPQDPPPSRRRHSLKRLETKRNAVNKFKTELEQKCCEAGLRESPVGLSCEERTWHVRHGPACVAAFLDCCHLSETLTREAREDQLRLGTTDEEEDFDDLFLDDMPVRTLFPESWLWRKFTLPKSKSGISHYPISVKVPDSITMWQFVVVSLKAGQGLCVSDPFELTAMKSFFVELKLPSSVIRNEQVQIQAVLYNFRDRQAKVRVEFPHKETLCSVSKPGAPSRQVVVVPPTSSKIVHFVLLPLETGKVDVEVKAVGYGVQDHVKKTLLVWAGVQIQQTSYSIVLEPQGQTQTKLVPRQEFLNMVPDTEAEVFISVQGDILGETIVGSLTPSEIQRLLRVPTGCPEQTLSSLMPVIICPAIWIPPASAARSGCSTGTR, from the exons GTATATATTTAACAAGCCAGTGGACGGACATGCTTTGGTCATCTTCGGGGTGAAATTGGACTCCCGCCGGATCCCTATCCAAAGCTCCCTGCAGAGGGTGGAG ATCTCTGAAGGCCTGGGCCATGTCTCCCTCCAGAAGGACACGCTGATGGCCACATTCCAAGGCCCAGAAGAGGACTTCATTGGAGGCTCAATCTTTGTCAATGTCACCGTGTTCTCCTCAG GGGGTGAGATGGTGCAAGCTCAGACCTCAGGGGTGAAGATCGTCCAGAGCCCATACAACATCAAGTTCACCAGGACACCCCAGTATTTCAAGCCAGGAATGCCCTTCTACTTTCGG GTCTTCGTCTCAAATCCTGATGGGTCCCCAGCTTCCAGAGTCTTTGTCCACTCCCAAGACCAAAAAGTGTACACCTCAGCTGAGGGGTTGGCCACTCTGACCATCAACACAGATGCAAATCTGGACAAGCTCCCCATTGAG GTGAAAACTGAGGAATCTCTTCAGCCAGAGGAGCAGGCTTCAGCCAAGATGACAGCTTGGCCTTACTTGACTCAGGATGGGTCAGGAAACTTCCTACACATCGACGTAAAGACATTGGGCACAGAGGTTGGCAGCAGCATCCAGCTGAGCCTCAACACAAGGCATCAGGACCCTAAAACCAAGGACAAGATTACTCACTTCGCCATCCTG GTCCTGAGTAAGGGCCAGATTGTGAGTGCCAAACATCAGCCAAAAAGCCAGGGGAGTGTCTACACATCAGCCATTATTGATGTCACTTCAGCGATGCTGCCCTCCTTCCGCATTCTGGCCTTTTATTTACTTCCCAGAGGAGCAAGCCAAGACCCTGAGTTGGTGGCTGATTCCATATGGATTGATGTGAATGACAGATGCATAGGAACG CTGAAAGTTGGCTTGAAGAGTGATAGATTCTTCCAGTCTTTGGAGCCCAACAGCCAAGTCGAACTAAAGGTGACAGGTGATGCAGAAGCCACAGTGGGGCTGGTGGCTGTGGACAAGGCTGTCTATGTCTTGAACAGCAAACACAAGCTCACTCAGAAGAAG GTCTGGAATGTGGTGGAGGAACATGACATTGGCTGCACAGGAGGAAGTGGGAAAGACAGATTGGCTGTGTTCAAGGATGCTGGATTGGACCTGAAAATCAGCACAGGAATGGATAGCCTGGCAAGCTCAG ACTGGCCCTGCCCCCAGGACCCTCCTCCCAGCCGCCGTCGCCACTCCCTGAAGAGGCTGGAGACAAAGAGGAATGCAG TGAACAAGTTTAAGACAGAGCTGGAGCAAAAGTGCTGTGAGGCTGGGCTCCGGGAGAGCCCAGTGGGGCTGTCTTGTGAGGAGAGGACCTGGCATGTCCGCCATGGTCCAGCCTGTGTGGCTGCTTTCCTGGACTGCTGCCATCTGTCTGAGACCCTGACTCGGGAGGCTCGAGAGGATCAACTGCGTCTGGGGACAA CGGATGAAGAAGAGGACTTCGATGACCTCTTCTTGGATGACATGCCTGTGCGGACCTTGTTCCCTGAGAGTTGGCTCTGGAGGAAGTTCACTCTGCCAAAGAGTAAATCGGG CATCTCCCATTACCCCATCTCTGTGAAGGTGCCAGATTCCATCACCATGTGGCAGTTTGTGGTGGTCAGCCTCAAGGCTGGACAAG GTCTCTGTGTCTCGGACCCCTTTGAGCTGACAGCTATGAAATCGTTCTTTGTGGAACTTAAGTTGCCCTCCTCTGTGATCAGAAATGAGCAGGTCCAGATCCAAGCTGTGTTGTACAATTTCAGGGATCGCCAGGCCAAG GTCCGAGTGGAGTTCCCCCACAAGGAGACACTGTGCAGTGTGTCAAAGCCAGGAGCACCATCCCGCCAGGTGGTGGTCgtgccccccacctcctccaAGATAGTACACTTTGTGCTTCTCCCTCTGGAGACAGGCAAAGTGGAtgtggaggtcaaggctgtgggcTACGGGGTCCAGGACCATGTGAAGAAGACACTCTTGGTCTGG GCAGGGGTTCAGATCCAGCAAACGTCCTATAGCATCGTCCTGGAACCCCAAG GTCAGACCCAGACAAAACTGGTGCCAAGACAGGAGTTCTTGAACATGGTACCCGACACGGAGGCGGAAGTGTTTATCAGCGTTCAAG GTGACATCCTTGGTGAGACAATTGTGGGCAGCCTGACACCCAGTGAGATTCAGCGGCTGCTGCGGGTCCCCACAGGCTGCCCTGAGCAGACGCTGAGCTCCCTGATGCCCGTCATCATCTGTCCCGCTATTTGGATACCACCGGCCAGTGCGGCAAGGTCGGGGTGCAGCACAGGGACCAGGTGA
- the LOC101123861 gene encoding complement C3-like isoform X3 has protein sequence MAKDGFFFSSFHLPELVSLGTWTIEASYQSTPKQKFKAAFDVKEYVLPSFEVQLVPNKTFFYLRDEALGIDIQARYIFNKPVDGHALVIFGVKLDSRRIPIQSSLQRVEISEGLGHVSLQKDTLMATFQGPEEDFIGGSIFVNVTVFSSGGEMVQAQTSGVKIVQSPYNIKFTRTPQYFKPGMPFYFRVFVSNPDGSPASRVFVHSQDQKVYTSAEGLATLTINTDANLDKLPIEVKTEESLQPEEQASAKMTAWPYLTQDGSGNFLHIDVKTLGTEVGSSIQLSLNTRHQDPKTKDKITHFAILVLSKGQIVSAKHQPKSQGSVYTSAIIDVTSAMLPSFRILAFYLLPRGASQDPELVADSIWIDVNDRCIGTLKVGLKSDRFFQSLEPNSQVELKVTGDAEATVGLVAVDKAVYVLNSKHKLTQKKVWNVVEEHDIGCTGGSGKDRLAVFKDAGLDLKISTGMDSLASSDWPCPQDPPPSRRRHSLKRLETKRNAVNKFKTELEQKCCEAGLRESPVGLSCEERTWHVRHGPACVAAFLDCCHLSETLTREAREDQLRLGTTDEEEDFDDLFLDDMPVRTLFPESWLWRKFTLPKSKSGISHYPISVKVPDSITMWQFVVVSLKAGQGLCVSDPFELTAMKSFFVELKLPSSVIRNEQVQIQAVLYNFRDRQAKVRVEFPHKETLCSVSKPGAPSRQVVVVPPTSSKIVHFVLLPLETGKVDVEVKAVGYGVQDHVKKTLLVWAGVQIQQTSYSIVLEPQGQTQTKLVPRQEFLNMVPDTEAEVFISVQGCPEQTLSSLMPVIICPAIWIPPASAARSGCSTGTR, from the exons GTATATATTTAACAAGCCAGTGGACGGACATGCTTTGGTCATCTTCGGGGTGAAATTGGACTCCCGCCGGATCCCTATCCAAAGCTCCCTGCAGAGGGTGGAG ATCTCTGAAGGCCTGGGCCATGTCTCCCTCCAGAAGGACACGCTGATGGCCACATTCCAAGGCCCAGAAGAGGACTTCATTGGAGGCTCAATCTTTGTCAATGTCACCGTGTTCTCCTCAG GGGGTGAGATGGTGCAAGCTCAGACCTCAGGGGTGAAGATCGTCCAGAGCCCATACAACATCAAGTTCACCAGGACACCCCAGTATTTCAAGCCAGGAATGCCCTTCTACTTTCGG GTCTTCGTCTCAAATCCTGATGGGTCCCCAGCTTCCAGAGTCTTTGTCCACTCCCAAGACCAAAAAGTGTACACCTCAGCTGAGGGGTTGGCCACTCTGACCATCAACACAGATGCAAATCTGGACAAGCTCCCCATTGAG GTGAAAACTGAGGAATCTCTTCAGCCAGAGGAGCAGGCTTCAGCCAAGATGACAGCTTGGCCTTACTTGACTCAGGATGGGTCAGGAAACTTCCTACACATCGACGTAAAGACATTGGGCACAGAGGTTGGCAGCAGCATCCAGCTGAGCCTCAACACAAGGCATCAGGACCCTAAAACCAAGGACAAGATTACTCACTTCGCCATCCTG GTCCTGAGTAAGGGCCAGATTGTGAGTGCCAAACATCAGCCAAAAAGCCAGGGGAGTGTCTACACATCAGCCATTATTGATGTCACTTCAGCGATGCTGCCCTCCTTCCGCATTCTGGCCTTTTATTTACTTCCCAGAGGAGCAAGCCAAGACCCTGAGTTGGTGGCTGATTCCATATGGATTGATGTGAATGACAGATGCATAGGAACG CTGAAAGTTGGCTTGAAGAGTGATAGATTCTTCCAGTCTTTGGAGCCCAACAGCCAAGTCGAACTAAAGGTGACAGGTGATGCAGAAGCCACAGTGGGGCTGGTGGCTGTGGACAAGGCTGTCTATGTCTTGAACAGCAAACACAAGCTCACTCAGAAGAAG GTCTGGAATGTGGTGGAGGAACATGACATTGGCTGCACAGGAGGAAGTGGGAAAGACAGATTGGCTGTGTTCAAGGATGCTGGATTGGACCTGAAAATCAGCACAGGAATGGATAGCCTGGCAAGCTCAG ACTGGCCCTGCCCCCAGGACCCTCCTCCCAGCCGCCGTCGCCACTCCCTGAAGAGGCTGGAGACAAAGAGGAATGCAG TGAACAAGTTTAAGACAGAGCTGGAGCAAAAGTGCTGTGAGGCTGGGCTCCGGGAGAGCCCAGTGGGGCTGTCTTGTGAGGAGAGGACCTGGCATGTCCGCCATGGTCCAGCCTGTGTGGCTGCTTTCCTGGACTGCTGCCATCTGTCTGAGACCCTGACTCGGGAGGCTCGAGAGGATCAACTGCGTCTGGGGACAA CGGATGAAGAAGAGGACTTCGATGACCTCTTCTTGGATGACATGCCTGTGCGGACCTTGTTCCCTGAGAGTTGGCTCTGGAGGAAGTTCACTCTGCCAAAGAGTAAATCGGG CATCTCCCATTACCCCATCTCTGTGAAGGTGCCAGATTCCATCACCATGTGGCAGTTTGTGGTGGTCAGCCTCAAGGCTGGACAAG GTCTCTGTGTCTCGGACCCCTTTGAGCTGACAGCTATGAAATCGTTCTTTGTGGAACTTAAGTTGCCCTCCTCTGTGATCAGAAATGAGCAGGTCCAGATCCAAGCTGTGTTGTACAATTTCAGGGATCGCCAGGCCAAG GTCCGAGTGGAGTTCCCCCACAAGGAGACACTGTGCAGTGTGTCAAAGCCAGGAGCACCATCCCGCCAGGTGGTGGTCgtgccccccacctcctccaAGATAGTACACTTTGTGCTTCTCCCTCTGGAGACAGGCAAAGTGGAtgtggaggtcaaggctgtgggcTACGGGGTCCAGGACCATGTGAAGAAGACACTCTTGGTCTGG GCAGGGGTTCAGATCCAGCAAACGTCCTATAGCATCGTCCTGGAACCCCAAG GTCAGACCCAGACAAAACTGGTGCCAAGACAGGAGTTCTTGAACATGGTACCCGACACGGAGGCGGAAGTGTTTATCAGCGTTCAAG GCTGCCCTGAGCAGACGCTGAGCTCCCTGATGCCCGTCATCATCTGTCCCGCTATTTGGATACCACCGGCCAGTGCGGCAAGGTCGGGGTGCAGCACAGGGACCAGGTGA
- the LOC101123861 gene encoding complement C3-like isoform X2, protein MAKDGFFFSSFHLPELVSLGTWTIEASYQSTPKQKFKAAFDVKEYVLPSFEVQLVPNKTFFYLRDEALGIDIQARYIFNKPVDGHALVIFGVKLDSRRIPIQSSLQRVEKDTLMATFQGPEEDFIGGSIFVNVTVFSSGGEMVQAQTSGVKIVQSPYNIKFTRTPQYFKPGMPFYFRVFVSNPDGSPASRVFVHSQDQKVYTSAEGLATLTINTDANLDKLPIEVKTEESLQPEEQASAKMTAWPYLTQDGSGNFLHIDVKTLGTEVGSSIQLSLNTRHQDPKTKDKITHFAILVLSKGQIVSAKHQPKSQGSVYTSAIIDVTSAMLPSFRILAFYLLPRGASQDPELVADSIWIDVNDRCIGTLKVGLKSDRFFQSLEPNSQVELKVTGDAEATVGLVAVDKAVYVLNSKHKLTQKKVWNVVEEHDIGCTGGSGKDRLAVFKDAGLDLKISTGMDSLASSDWPCPQDPPPSRRRHSLKRLETKRNAVNKFKTELEQKCCEAGLRESPVGLSCEERTWHVRHGPACVAAFLDCCHLSETLTREAREDQLRLGTTDEEEDFDDLFLDDMPVRTLFPESWLWRKFTLPKSKSGISHYPISVKVPDSITMWQFVVVSLKAGQGLCVSDPFELTAMKSFFVELKLPSSVIRNEQVQIQAVLYNFRDRQAKVRVEFPHKETLCSVSKPGAPSRQVVVVPPTSSKIVHFVLLPLETGKVDVEVKAVGYGVQDHVKKTLLVWAGVQIQQTSYSIVLEPQGQTQTKLVPRQEFLNMVPDTEAEVFISVQGDILGETIVGSLTPSEIQRLLRVPTGCPEQTLSSLMPVIICPAIWIPPASAARSGCSTGTR, encoded by the exons GTATATATTTAACAAGCCAGTGGACGGACATGCTTTGGTCATCTTCGGGGTGAAATTGGACTCCCGCCGGATCCCTATCCAAAGCTCCCTGCAGAGGGTGGAG AAGGACACGCTGATGGCCACATTCCAAGGCCCAGAAGAGGACTTCATTGGAGGCTCAATCTTTGTCAATGTCACCGTGTTCTCCTCAG GGGGTGAGATGGTGCAAGCTCAGACCTCAGGGGTGAAGATCGTCCAGAGCCCATACAACATCAAGTTCACCAGGACACCCCAGTATTTCAAGCCAGGAATGCCCTTCTACTTTCGG GTCTTCGTCTCAAATCCTGATGGGTCCCCAGCTTCCAGAGTCTTTGTCCACTCCCAAGACCAAAAAGTGTACACCTCAGCTGAGGGGTTGGCCACTCTGACCATCAACACAGATGCAAATCTGGACAAGCTCCCCATTGAG GTGAAAACTGAGGAATCTCTTCAGCCAGAGGAGCAGGCTTCAGCCAAGATGACAGCTTGGCCTTACTTGACTCAGGATGGGTCAGGAAACTTCCTACACATCGACGTAAAGACATTGGGCACAGAGGTTGGCAGCAGCATCCAGCTGAGCCTCAACACAAGGCATCAGGACCCTAAAACCAAGGACAAGATTACTCACTTCGCCATCCTG GTCCTGAGTAAGGGCCAGATTGTGAGTGCCAAACATCAGCCAAAAAGCCAGGGGAGTGTCTACACATCAGCCATTATTGATGTCACTTCAGCGATGCTGCCCTCCTTCCGCATTCTGGCCTTTTATTTACTTCCCAGAGGAGCAAGCCAAGACCCTGAGTTGGTGGCTGATTCCATATGGATTGATGTGAATGACAGATGCATAGGAACG CTGAAAGTTGGCTTGAAGAGTGATAGATTCTTCCAGTCTTTGGAGCCCAACAGCCAAGTCGAACTAAAGGTGACAGGTGATGCAGAAGCCACAGTGGGGCTGGTGGCTGTGGACAAGGCTGTCTATGTCTTGAACAGCAAACACAAGCTCACTCAGAAGAAG GTCTGGAATGTGGTGGAGGAACATGACATTGGCTGCACAGGAGGAAGTGGGAAAGACAGATTGGCTGTGTTCAAGGATGCTGGATTGGACCTGAAAATCAGCACAGGAATGGATAGCCTGGCAAGCTCAG ACTGGCCCTGCCCCCAGGACCCTCCTCCCAGCCGCCGTCGCCACTCCCTGAAGAGGCTGGAGACAAAGAGGAATGCAG TGAACAAGTTTAAGACAGAGCTGGAGCAAAAGTGCTGTGAGGCTGGGCTCCGGGAGAGCCCAGTGGGGCTGTCTTGTGAGGAGAGGACCTGGCATGTCCGCCATGGTCCAGCCTGTGTGGCTGCTTTCCTGGACTGCTGCCATCTGTCTGAGACCCTGACTCGGGAGGCTCGAGAGGATCAACTGCGTCTGGGGACAA CGGATGAAGAAGAGGACTTCGATGACCTCTTCTTGGATGACATGCCTGTGCGGACCTTGTTCCCTGAGAGTTGGCTCTGGAGGAAGTTCACTCTGCCAAAGAGTAAATCGGG CATCTCCCATTACCCCATCTCTGTGAAGGTGCCAGATTCCATCACCATGTGGCAGTTTGTGGTGGTCAGCCTCAAGGCTGGACAAG GTCTCTGTGTCTCGGACCCCTTTGAGCTGACAGCTATGAAATCGTTCTTTGTGGAACTTAAGTTGCCCTCCTCTGTGATCAGAAATGAGCAGGTCCAGATCCAAGCTGTGTTGTACAATTTCAGGGATCGCCAGGCCAAG GTCCGAGTGGAGTTCCCCCACAAGGAGACACTGTGCAGTGTGTCAAAGCCAGGAGCACCATCCCGCCAGGTGGTGGTCgtgccccccacctcctccaAGATAGTACACTTTGTGCTTCTCCCTCTGGAGACAGGCAAAGTGGAtgtggaggtcaaggctgtgggcTACGGGGTCCAGGACCATGTGAAGAAGACACTCTTGGTCTGG GCAGGGGTTCAGATCCAGCAAACGTCCTATAGCATCGTCCTGGAACCCCAAG GTCAGACCCAGACAAAACTGGTGCCAAGACAGGAGTTCTTGAACATGGTACCCGACACGGAGGCGGAAGTGTTTATCAGCGTTCAAG GTGACATCCTTGGTGAGACAATTGTGGGCAGCCTGACACCCAGTGAGATTCAGCGGCTGCTGCGGGTCCCCACAGGCTGCCCTGAGCAGACGCTGAGCTCCCTGATGCCCGTCATCATCTGTCCCGCTATTTGGATACCACCGGCCAGTGCGGCAAGGTCGGGGTGCAGCACAGGGACCAGGTGA